The following proteins come from a genomic window of Bos mutus isolate GX-2022 chromosome 21, NWIPB_WYAK_1.1, whole genome shotgun sequence:
- the LOC102266431 gene encoding LOW QUALITY PROTEIN: small ribosomal subunit protein eS25-like (The sequence of the model RefSeq protein was modified relative to this genomic sequence to represent the inferred CDS: inserted 4 bases in 2 codons): MKCCCSCSPGFAVPPKDDKKKKDARKSTKKDKDPVNKSGAKKKWSKGKVQDKLNXLVLFDKATXDRLCKEVPNSKLITPAVVSESLKIRGSLARAALQELLSKGLIKLVSKHRAQVIYIRHTKGGNVPAAGEDA, translated from the exons TTGTTGCAGCTGCTCTCCGGGCTTCGCTGTGCCGCCCAAGGAtgacaagaagaagaaagatgcCAGAAAGTCgaccaagaaagacaaagatcCAGTGAACAAATCTGGGGCCAAAAAGAAGTGGTCCAAAGGCAAAGTTCAGGACAAGCTCAA ACTAGTCTTGTTTGACAAAGCAAC TGACAGACTCTGTAAAGAAGTTCCCAACTCTAAACTTATAACTCCAGCTGTTGTCTCTGAGAGTCTGAAGATTCGTGGTTCCCTGGCCAGGGCAGCCCTTCAGGAACTCCTTAGTAAAGGACTTATTAAACTGGTTTCAAAACACAGAGCTCAAGTGATTTACATCAGACACACCAAGGGTGGAAATGTCCCAGCTGCTGGTGAAGATGCATGA